The Streptomyces durmitorensis genome contains the following window.
CTGGACCGGTAGCGCGACCAACCGCGTGCAGTGGCTGCTGGCGTCGGCCGGTGCCCTCTGCCTGGCGCTCGGCATCGAGCTGGCCGTCGACAACATGTGGACGACCGGGATCGCGGCCCTGGCCATGTCCGTCGTGGGGTGCATCGCCGCCGGGCTGCTGATCCTGTTCGGCACCCTCGCCTTCGTCCATGTCGCCGTGAAGGTCGACAAGGACTCCCTGGAAGTGCGCTGCGGCCACATGGGACTGCCGCGCCGCCGCATCCTTCTCTCCCACGTGGTGGGCGCCGAGTTCGCGCAGGCCGTCAGCCCCCGGCAGTGGGGCGGCTGGGGCTACCGCTCGCGGCCCGAGATCGGCACCGCCGTCGTGGTCCGCCGCGGTGAGGGCCTGGTCCTGAGCCTGGGCGACGGCCGCACGTTCACGGTCACCGTCGACGACGCCGAAGCGGCCGTACGGATCATCCGGGAGCGGCTGGGAGTGGCGGGGAGCCCGGCGGCCTGACCTGCGCCGGTTCGTCGCCCAGCGGTCTCGCCGTGGCGATGCCCGCGAGATACCCCGCGCCCGTCGTCACCGCCGTGACGCTCAGCGCGTTGCCGACCGATGCCACGGCGGCCAGCGCCGTCAGGGCAGCGCCCGCCGACAGGACGACCTGGGTGGAGCGCGGCGAGCGGTACAGGGCGTACAGCAGCCAGCAGAACACCGCAGCGAGCAGGACCACGCCCGCAAGGCCCTGCTCCGCCGCCTGCTGAAGCGGCGCCGAATGGGGCCTGCCGTCCGTGAGGAGGTTCTCCGCCACCGTGGGGCTGGCGTCGGCGAACCGGCCGGGCCCCACCCCGAGCGCCGGTTCCTGGCCCGCGAGCGCGAGCGCGTCGTGCCACAGCTGGACCCGCTGTCCGTCGAGCTGGCCCACCAGGGACGCGCTGAGGCCCTCCGGGAGTGCGTCATCGGCGATCGCCCAGGTCAGACCGGTCACCACGGCCGTCGCCAGGGCGAGCCCCGCGAGGCCGAGCGCCCGGCGCCGCATCAGGGCGGTCGCCAGCGAACAGAGCAGGATCCCGGTGCACGCGACGGAACCGGCCATCGAGCCGAGCGCCACGGCGGCCACCACGATCCCCACGGCGAGCAGCCGCATCGCGAGCCGCGTCGCGGGTCTGCGGGCCGCCCACGCCGCGGAGCAGGCCGCCCCCGACGCCAGGATCAGGAGCGCGGCCGCGGCGCCGGTGTGGCCGAGCGGTGCCGTGCCTGCGGGCCCCGGCGACAGGTGCGGGGCCGCCGCCGCGAGGCCGATCCCGGCCAGCGCACCGGCACAGGGCGCGGCGACGGGCAGGAGCGCGCCGCAGATCCGCCCGCCCGCGTACCCCGCGGCCACGGCGAGCACCGCGAGGAGCACGCCCTCGGGCTGACCGCCGTGCACCCCGGCTGTGATCAAGGTCCAGGCCGCGCACACGCCCAGCAGGGCGCAGCCCGTCGCGTCGGACGCGCTGCGCCGTTCGTACGCCCCCGGTGGCCCGGCCGTCGCGGCCATCCCCGTTGTCCCCACCCCGTCGCCCCCCGCTGTGTGCGGGCCCCGAACGCCGTGGCGTGATCCGCCGCAGGTCAGGGACTCGGGCACACCGTAGTCGCTGGGAACGTGAGATGTGGACGTCTTGCGCAGGAACGATCCGTCTATCGCGTGGAGAAGGCCTCCCACGAGGCGCCTGTCCCCGATGGCCGGGCATGACCATCCTGTCCGTGTCCAAGTGACGCGCCGTACACTCCCCGAGTGACCGCCACCACCACCTCCGCAGACGAGTCGAAGCAGCTCGGACCGCAGTCCGCGCCCCTCTCGCGCAAGGCCCGCGTCCTGCGCGCGCTCGTCCCGGCCGCCGCGTCGGCACTCTCCGGAGTGCTGCTGTACGTCAGCTTTCCGCCACGCACCCTGTGGTGGCTCGCGCTGCCGGCCTTCGCGGTGTTCGCCTGGTGTCTGCACGGCCGCAGCTGGAAGGCGGGCCTCGGGCTCGGCTATCTCTTCGGCCTCGGATTCCTGCTGCCGCTCCTGGTGTGGACCGGTGTGGAGGTCGGTCCAGGTCCCTGGCTGGCGCTCGCCGCCATCGAGGCGATGTTCGTCGCCCTCGTCGGAGCGGGCATCGCCGCCGTCTCGCGGCTGCCCGGCTACCCCCTCTGGGCGGCGGCCCTCTGGATCGCCGGTGAGGCGGCACGCGCGCGCGTGCCGTTCAGCGGATTCCCCTGGGGGAAGATCGCCTTCGGGCAGGCGGACGGTGTCTTCCTGCCCCTCGCCGCGCTCGGCGGCACCCCGGTGCTCGGGTTCGCGGTGGTCCTGTGCGGCTTCGGCCTGTACGAGGTCGTCCGCCAGGTGCGCGAGGCCCGCGACCCACACGGCACCGGCTCCGTACGCCGTGGAGCCGCCGCGGCGGCCCTGCTCAGCGTGCTCGTCCCGGTCGCCGGTGCCTTCGCCGCGCGTCCGCTCGTCAGCGACGACGCCGAGGACGGCACCGCGACCGTCGCGGCCATCCAGGGCAACGTGCCGCAGGCGGGCCTGGAGTTCAACGCCCAGCGCCGCGCCGTGCTCGACCACCATGTGCGGGAGACCGAGCGGCTCGCGGACCGGGTGAAGGCGGGCAAGGCGAAGCAGCCGGACTTCGTCCTGTGGCCGGAGAACTCCTCCGACATCGACCCGTTCACCAACCCCGACGCCCGCGAGGCGATCGAGCGCGCGGTGAAGGCGGTCGGCGCCCCGATCTCGGTGGGCGGCGTCGTCGAGTCCAAGGACGGCAAGCTCTTCAACGAGCAGATCCTGTGGGACCCGGAGAAGGGCCCCACGGACACCTACGACAAGCGGCAGATCCAGCCCTTCGGCGAGTACATCCCGCTGCGCGACCTCGTCGGCTTCTTCAGCAGCGACGTCGGCATGGTGCGCCAGGACTTCAGCCGCGGCACGAAGCCCGGCGTCTTCACCATGGCGGGCACGAAGGTGGGGCTCGCCACCTGCTACGAAGCCGCCTTCGACTGGGCCGTGCGCGACACCGTCACCCATGGCGCCCAGCTGATCTCGGTGCCCAGCAACAACGCGACGTTCGACCGCAGCGAGATGACCTACCAGCAGCTGGCCATGTCGCGGATCCGCGCCGTCGAGCACAGCCGCACCGTCACCGTCCCGGTGACCAGCGGGGTGAGCGCGATCATCATGCCGGACGGCCGGGTCTCCCAGAAGACGAAGTGGTTCACCGCCGACTCACTGGTCGAGGAGGTGCCGCTGCGCTCCTCGCAGACCCCGGCCACCCGGTTCGGCGTGCTGCCCGAGGGCATCCTCGTGCTGATCGCGGCCGGCGGACTCGGCTGGGCGGTGACGGGCGCGGCCCGGGCCAGGCGCGCCCGTTAGGGTCGACGGCATGGCTACTCCTGACTTCATCCGTACGATCCGGGCCGACGCGGGCCACCAGCTGTTGTGGCTCCCCGGGGTCACCGCCATCGTCTTCGACGACGCGGGCAGAGTGCTGCTCGGGCGGCGCAGCGACAACGGCAAGTGGTCCGTCATCGGCGGCATCCCGGACCCGGGGGAGCAGCCCGCCGCATGTGCCGTGCGCGAGGTGTTCGAGGAGACCGCGGTGCACTGCGTGCCCGAGCGCGTCGTGCTCGTCGAGGCCCTGGAGCCGGTGACGTACCCGAACGGCGACACCTGCCAGTTCATGGACGTCACCATTCGCTGCCGGGCGGTCGGCGGCGAGGCCCGCGTCAACGACGACGAGTCCCTCGAAGTGGGCTGGTTCGCCCTTGACCAGCTGCCCGACCTGCACGAGTTCGGACTCTTCCGGATCAAGCAGGCCATGGCGGAGGAACAGCCCACCTGGTTCGACCGGCAGTGATTCGCTGAGCGGTCCCGGCTGTCCCGGTCAGGTCGCCTTGATCATGTCGGCGCACTTCTCGCCGATCATCATCGTGGTGATGCACGGGTTGACCGCGGGCAGGAACGGCATGACCGACGCGTCGGCGACGCGCAGTCCGGTGACGCCCTTGACGCGCAGTTCGGGGTCGAGCGGCGAGTCCGCGTCGTCCGTCGCGCCCATCCGCACGGTGCCCGCCGGGTGGTAGACGGTGTTGTGGGTCTGGCGGATGTAGGCGAAGAGCTCGTCGTCGGTCGTGGCGTCCGGTCCCGGAGCGAGTTCGGCGCCCGTCCAGTCGGCCATCGGGGCCTGCGCGGCGATCTCGCGGGCGAGGCGCAGCCCGTACGTCATCACGCGGATGTCGTGCTCGTCGGTGAAGTAGCGCGGGTCGACCTTCGGCTTGTCCCGGAAGTCACGGGTGCGCAGCCGCACCGTGCCCATGGAGCGGGCCCGGGTGACGTTCGGGGTCAGGCAGAAGGCGTTGTCGGTGGTCGGATAGCCGCGCCGGTAGGTGTTCATGTCGAAGGGCACCGAGCCGTAGTGGAACATCAGGTCCGGGCGGTCGAGGCCCGGTTCGGTGTCCGCGAAGATGCCGATCTCCCACCACTGGGTGGAGGAGGTGACCATAGGCTGCTTCGCCTCCCACATGATCACGCCCTCGGGGTGGTCCTGGAGGTGGGCGCCGACGCCGGGGGAGTCCGCGAGGACCTCCACGCCGCACTCCCGCAGGTGTGCGGCCGGTCCGATGCCCGACAGCATCAGGAGCTTCGGCGAGTCGATGGCCCCGCAGGACACGATCACCTCGCGGCGCGCCGTGACGCTGCCGCTGTGAATGGTGTCGGGTTCCAGGTACGCGACGCCCGTGCAGCGTCGGTTCTCGTCGAAGAGGAGCTGCTTGGCCTGGAGTCCTGTGCGCACCTCCAGGTTGGGCCGCTTGCCGAGGATCGGGTGCAGATACGACACCGACGCGGACGAACGGGTGCCGTCCGTACGGGAGTTGATCTGGAACCAGTGGGCGCCGCGCGTGACCGTCTTGCCGGTGTTGAACGGGGTGGTGGGGATGCCCGCCGCGGCGCACGCCTCCAGCAGGGCCGATCCGCAGGGGTCGTTCGGCGGGACGCTCATGATGTTCACCGGGCCCGAGCGGCCGTGATGGTCACCGGGCGCGTCGTTGGTCTCCAGGCGCTGGTAGAGCGGGAAGCAGTCCGCCGCGCTCCAGCCCGTGCAGCCCAGTGAGCCCCACTCGTCGAGGTCCTCGGCAGGGGCCCAGAAGGCGATGCAGGAGTTGTGCGACGAGCAGCCGCCGAGCACCTTGGCGCGGGCGTGCCGCATGAAGCTGTTGCCGTTCTCCTGCGGCTCCACCGGGTAGTCCCAGTCGTAACCGGACTCCAACAGCGCCATCCACTTGGTCAGTTGGAGGATGTTGTCGTCGCCGACGTCCGAAGGTCCTGCCTCAAGGACGCAGACACTGACGTCCGGGTCCTCGGTCAGCCGCGCGGCGACGACGGCGCCAGCCGTGCCGCCGCCGACCACCACGTAGTCGAACTCGGCCTGGGGACTCTCTGCGGGCATGGTGACTCCAGATCACAGGGGGTTCAGGGGGCGGCGGGCGGCGACGGGGGAGTGGTGGGGTCGGCCAGCTCCTCGAAGCGGTGCTCGGCGAGGACGCCCGTCTTGTGCCGCTGCACGAACCAGTAGTAGGCGAAGCCGCCGAGGGCGACGATGCCGATGAAGAGGAACGCGCCCCAGCGCAGGTACCAGTGCTGAGGTCCCGTCGCGTTGTAGACCTCCGCGCGGGGCCAGGCGAGGTTGATGGACATGGCCAGGCCCCAGAGCACCGCGACGATGTTGATCGGCAGCCCCCACCGGCCGAGCGAGAACTGGCCTTCGGCGGGCTGCCACCCCCTGCGCAGCCGCTTCAGCAGCATGGGCACGGTGACCAGGAGGTAGGCCACGTAGATCATGATGATCGCGATGCTCGTGATCACCGAGAAGATCTGCGGCTGGTTGATGTTGATCACCAGGATGACGACACCCACGACGCCGATCAGCACGGCGGGTACCACGGGGGTCTGGAAGCGGGGGCTGACCTTGGCGAGATGTGTGCCCGCCGGCAGGTTGTTGTCCCGTGCCATGGCGAACATCAGCCGGATGCCGGCGGCCTGCACGGCAAGGACACAGACGGTGATGGCGACGACCACCGCCCAGAGGAAGATCTCACCGATGGTCGAGCCGAGCGTTTCGAGTACCACGTACTGCAGTCCGCCGGTGGAGAGTTCCTCGGCCTGCAGATCCGGCACCGCAAGCAGGGCGAACAGCAGGATGAACGCGCCGATGGTGAAGGAGGCGATGAGGGCGCGCAGAATGGCGCGGGGCGCGTTGCGGCCCGGGTTGTGCGACTCCTCGCCGAGCGAAGAGGCCGTGTCGAAGCCGTACATGACATAGGCGGAGGCCAGCGACGCGGTCAGGAAGGCGCCGAAGTACCCGAGCGTCTGGCCGCTGCCGAGGCCGTTCGTCTCGGTGAGGGCGCTGCTGGGGCCACGGGTGATGTGCGCCGCCAGGAAGATGATCAGCGCGACCGCGGCGATCAGCTCGATGAACACTCCCGCCGAGTTGATCCGGGCCATGAGCTTGACCCCGAAGGCGTTCACCGCGGTGGAGAACACGATGAGGACCGTGCCGAGGAGCACGGCGTTGGCAGCCGCGTCGTTCTTGCCGCTGCCGTCACCCACGAACTGGAACCAGTCGGAGATCTGCGGCAGCGTGATCTGGTAGGCGAGCGCCACGGCGGAGAGCGTGACCATGGTGGCCGTCATCATCATCCAGCCGCCGAGCCAGCCGACGTGCGGGCCGCCCATCTTCTTGGCCCAGTTGTAGATGGAGCCTGCGACCGGATACCGGGCGGCGAGCTCACAGAAGCACAGGGCCACCATCAGCTGACCGACGAAGACCATCGGCCAGGACCACCAGTAGGCGGGGCCGCCGAAGCTGACGCCGAAGTAGAACAGCTGGAAGGTGCCGGTCAGGATCGAGATGTAGCTGATCCCGGCCGCGAAGGTGTGGAAGTTGCCCAGCGTCCGCTTGAGTTCCGGACGGTAGCCGAGCTCGCCGAGCGCATCGTCGTCCTGCTGGCCCTGCGTCCTCTCCGGGACGGCGGGGTCCGGTCCTGGGCCGGATTCCGTGCTCATTCGAACCACCTCTGCGGTGTCGCTGCGAGATTGCGCCAGATGTGCTTGGCCTCTTGGTACTCGGCGAGGCCGGCCGGCCCCAGTTCGCGGCCGAAGCCGGACTGCTTCATGCCGCCCCACTCCGCCTGCGGTACATAAGGGTGGAAGTCGTTGATCCAGACGGTCCCGGCGCGCATCTTGGCCGCCACGCGCTGGGCCTTGCCGGTGTCCTGCGACCAGACGGCGCCCGCGAGCCCGTAGACGGTGTCGTTGGCGAGCGCGATCGCCTCGGCCTCGTCCCGGAACCGCTCGACGGTGAGCACCGGGCCGAACGACTCGTCGGTGACCACGGACATGCCGGGGGTGCACTCGTCGAGCACGGTCGGCGGGTAGTAGTAGCCGTCCTTCAGCGCCGGGTCGTCGGGGCGCGCGCCGCCGCAGCGAAGGACCGCGCCCTCGGCGATGCCCGCCGCCACGTACGCCTCGACCTTGTCGCGGTGCGCGGCGGAGATCAGCGGTCCCGTGCGGGCGTTGACGTCGAAGGGGCCGCCGAGCCGGATCTGCTGCGCGCGCTCGACCACCGCGTCGACGAACCTGTCGTGCAGCGAGTCCTCGACGAGCAGCCGCGCCCCGGCCGAACAGACCTGGCCGGAGTGCAGGAAGATCGCCATCAGCGCGTAGTCGAGCGCGGCCTCGAAGTCGGCGTCGGCGAAGACGATGTTCGGGTTCTTGCCGCCCAGTTCCAGGGCGACCTTCTTCACCGTGGGCGCCGCGGCGGCCATGATGCGCCGTCCGGTGACAAGACCGCCGGTGAACGACACCATGTCGACCCGCGGGTCCTCGCTGAGCGGCGCGCCCGCGGTGGGGCCCGCGCCGAGGATCAGGTTGGCCGCCCCGGCAGGCAGCCCGGCCTCGGTGAGCAGCCGCATCAGGATGATGGAGGTGTGCGGGGTCAGCTCGCTGGGCTTGAGGACGAAGGTGTTGCCCGCGCCGAGCGCCGGTGCGACCTTCCAGGCGGTCTGCAGCAGCGGATAGTTCCACGGAGTGATCAGCGCGCACACCCCGACCGGCTCGTGCACCACCCGGCTGTCCACGTCCGGGCTCCCGGCGTCGACGACCCGGTCGGTGCCGCCCGCGGCCGTCAGGTTGCCGAAGTAGCGGAAGCAGTTCGCGATGTCGTCCATGTCGTACTCGCTCTCCACGAGCCGCTTCCCGGTGTCCAGGGATTCGGCGCGGGCGAGCGCGTCCTTGTCGCGTTCGAGGAGGTCGGCCACGCGCAACAGCAGGCGGCCGCGTTCGGCCGCCGGAGTGGCGGGCCACGGTCCGTGGTCGAAGGCCTCACGGGCGGCGGCGATGGCCGCCGCCGCGTCCTTCGGCCCGGCCTCGTCGACGGTCGCGACCAGGGTGTTGTCCGCGGGGCAGCGGATTTCCCGTACCTGCCCGTCCACGGCAGTGGTCCATGTTCCGCCGATGAACAGCTCCGGCATGACGGCTCCTCGGGGATGGGATGCGCGGGTGCTCCACGAAAGGACGGTAAGGAGAATGGGCCGCGTCCGCACTACATGAGCCGCTATTCGGCGCAGCGGTCTCGGCCCGCTCCAGCGGGAACAGGCGTCCGCGAAGATCGTCCGCCCGCCACTCGGTTAGCCTGAAGGCACGATGAACCGACTGAGCACGTCATGGGGCGCGTACGACCTCACACGATTTCCCGAGGACTCCCGCGATCCGCTGCGCGCCTGGTCCGCCGCCGACGCCTACCTGCTGCGGCATCTGGCGGGCGAGACGGAGGACGGGGCGAAGCCCGTCGACCTCTCCGGCTCCGTGGCGGTCGTCGGTGACCGCTGGGGCGCGCTGACCACCTCGCTGGCCGAGTACGGGCCGACGCTGATCACCGATTCGTTCCTCGCGCGGGAGGCGACGCGGGCCAATGTGGCACGTGCCGGGTTCGCGCCGGACGCGGTACGGCTCGCGACGACCGACGACGCCGCGCCGAGCAGGATCGACGTACTCCTGGTCCGGGTGCCGAAGAGCCTGTCGCTCCTGGAGGACCAGTTGCACCGGCTCGCGCCCGCCCTGCACGCGGGCACGGTCGTCGTCG
Protein-coding sequences here:
- a CDS encoding O-antigen ligase family protein, translating into MAATAGPPGAYERRSASDATGCALLGVCAAWTLITAGVHGGQPEGVLLAVLAVAAGYAGGRICGALLPVAAPCAGALAGIGLAAAAPHLSPGPAGTAPLGHTGAAAALLILASGAACSAAWAARRPATRLAMRLLAVGIVVAAVALGSMAGSVACTGILLCSLATALMRRRALGLAGLALATAVVTGLTWAIADDALPEGLSASLVGQLDGQRVQLWHDALALAGQEPALGVGPGRFADASPTVAENLLTDGRPHSAPLQQAAEQGLAGVVLLAAVFCWLLYALYRSPRSTQVVLSAGAALTALAAVASVGNALSVTAVTTGAGYLAGIATARPLGDEPAQVRPPGSPPLPAAPG
- the lnt gene encoding apolipoprotein N-acyltransferase; its protein translation is MTATTTSADESKQLGPQSAPLSRKARVLRALVPAAASALSGVLLYVSFPPRTLWWLALPAFAVFAWCLHGRSWKAGLGLGYLFGLGFLLPLLVWTGVEVGPGPWLALAAIEAMFVALVGAGIAAVSRLPGYPLWAAALWIAGEAARARVPFSGFPWGKIAFGQADGVFLPLAALGGTPVLGFAVVLCGFGLYEVVRQVREARDPHGTGSVRRGAAAAALLSVLVPVAGAFAARPLVSDDAEDGTATVAAIQGNVPQAGLEFNAQRRAVLDHHVRETERLADRVKAGKAKQPDFVLWPENSSDIDPFTNPDAREAIERAVKAVGAPISVGGVVESKDGKLFNEQILWDPEKGPTDTYDKRQIQPFGEYIPLRDLVGFFSSDVGMVRQDFSRGTKPGVFTMAGTKVGLATCYEAAFDWAVRDTVTHGAQLISVPSNNATFDRSEMTYQQLAMSRIRAVEHSRTVTVPVTSGVSAIIMPDGRVSQKTKWFTADSLVEEVPLRSSQTPATRFGVLPEGILVLIAAGGLGWAVTGAARARRAR
- a CDS encoding NUDIX hydrolase, with the translated sequence MATPDFIRTIRADAGHQLLWLPGVTAIVFDDAGRVLLGRRSDNGKWSVIGGIPDPGEQPAACAVREVFEETAVHCVPERVVLVEALEPVTYPNGDTCQFMDVTIRCRAVGGEARVNDDESLEVGWFALDQLPDLHEFGLFRIKQAMAEEQPTWFDRQ
- a CDS encoding GMC family oxidoreductase, with product MPAESPQAEFDYVVVGGGTAGAVVAARLTEDPDVSVCVLEAGPSDVGDDNILQLTKWMALLESGYDWDYPVEPQENGNSFMRHARAKVLGGCSSHNSCIAFWAPAEDLDEWGSLGCTGWSAADCFPLYQRLETNDAPGDHHGRSGPVNIMSVPPNDPCGSALLEACAAAGIPTTPFNTGKTVTRGAHWFQINSRTDGTRSSASVSYLHPILGKRPNLEVRTGLQAKQLLFDENRRCTGVAYLEPDTIHSGSVTARREVIVSCGAIDSPKLLMLSGIGPAAHLRECGVEVLADSPGVGAHLQDHPEGVIMWEAKQPMVTSSTQWWEIGIFADTEPGLDRPDLMFHYGSVPFDMNTYRRGYPTTDNAFCLTPNVTRARSMGTVRLRTRDFRDKPKVDPRYFTDEHDIRVMTYGLRLAREIAAQAPMADWTGAELAPGPDATTDDELFAYIRQTHNTVYHPAGTVRMGATDDADSPLDPELRVKGVTGLRVADASVMPFLPAVNPCITTMMIGEKCADMIKAT
- a CDS encoding APC family permease, yielding MSTESGPGPDPAVPERTQGQQDDDALGELGYRPELKRTLGNFHTFAAGISYISILTGTFQLFYFGVSFGGPAYWWSWPMVFVGQLMVALCFCELAARYPVAGSIYNWAKKMGGPHVGWLGGWMMMTATMVTLSAVALAYQITLPQISDWFQFVGDGSGKNDAAANAVLLGTVLIVFSTAVNAFGVKLMARINSAGVFIELIAAVALIIFLAAHITRGPSSALTETNGLGSGQTLGYFGAFLTASLASAYVMYGFDTASSLGEESHNPGRNAPRAILRALIASFTIGAFILLFALLAVPDLQAEELSTGGLQYVVLETLGSTIGEIFLWAVVVAITVCVLAVQAAGIRLMFAMARDNNLPAGTHLAKVSPRFQTPVVPAVLIGVVGVVILVININQPQIFSVITSIAIIMIYVAYLLVTVPMLLKRLRRGWQPAEGQFSLGRWGLPINIVAVLWGLAMSINLAWPRAEVYNATGPQHWYLRWGAFLFIGIVALGGFAYYWFVQRHKTGVLAEHRFEELADPTTPPSPPAAP
- a CDS encoding aldehyde dehydrogenase family protein — encoded protein: MPELFIGGTWTTAVDGQVREIRCPADNTLVATVDEAGPKDAAAAIAAAREAFDHGPWPATPAAERGRLLLRVADLLERDKDALARAESLDTGKRLVESEYDMDDIANCFRYFGNLTAAGGTDRVVDAGSPDVDSRVVHEPVGVCALITPWNYPLLQTAWKVAPALGAGNTFVLKPSELTPHTSIILMRLLTEAGLPAGAANLILGAGPTAGAPLSEDPRVDMVSFTGGLVTGRRIMAAAAPTVKKVALELGGKNPNIVFADADFEAALDYALMAIFLHSGQVCSAGARLLVEDSLHDRFVDAVVERAQQIRLGGPFDVNARTGPLISAAHRDKVEAYVAAGIAEGAVLRCGGARPDDPALKDGYYYPPTVLDECTPGMSVVTDESFGPVLTVERFRDEAEAIALANDTVYGLAGAVWSQDTGKAQRVAAKMRAGTVWINDFHPYVPQAEWGGMKQSGFGRELGPAGLAEYQEAKHIWRNLAATPQRWFE